GTCGCGCAGGACGACCGACAGGTCCGGCAAGGCAAAGGGGTCCTTGCTTTCCGGATCGCGAAACTTGTCAAGCGAGCCGAACGACAGACGCCCGTTGACGAAACGCCCGTAAAGCTTGACGCCGTCGGCGTTGATCCCCGAAACATAAGGACCGCGCCAGCCATAGCCGAGCAGCACTTCGATCCGCTTCGCGGTCAGGTCGGGGTGTTTCGGATCGCCGATGACGATGTTCGACAATATCTCGCTACGAAATCCGATGCGGTCGATCCTATAGCGCGCCGGAACGCCGCGGCTGTCGAACTGATCGCGAATGAACTCGTCGGCGATTGGCTCTCGCGCGATCCAGACCCCGGCGATCAGGATTACGACCGCACCGGCGGTCAGCCAGCGCTTCTTGAAGAGAAGCGTCCGATATTTGAACCGCCGCTCCGGAGCCGCTTCCGCGTCAGTCATGGAATGCGGCCAATGACGTCATGGCGGATAAATTTCGTCCTCCTGCCCCAGACCTGTTCAAGGCAGAAACGCCGGAAATCCCGTTTCGATGCAGGAAATTGATCCGGTTCGCCATCTTCCGTTCCCTATGCCCGTTGAGTGCGCGTCACAAGGCGGTTATTGCCGCTTCATGGGGGATACGCCGGATCATGTCGGTCACCGTTCGCGGCTGCGCGCTCGCCTGCTCGACGACGCGGAAGGCCTCGCCGATTACGAGCTGGTCGAATATCTGCTCGCACTCGCAATTCCCCGCCGCGATACCAAGCCACTCGCAAAGACCCTGCTGCGCGAATTCGGTTCGCTGGCGCAGCTGGTCAGTGCCGATCCCGAGTCGTTGCGCCGGGTCGACGGGCTTGGCGACACCGGCATAGCTGCGCTCAAGATCGTTCAGGCAACGGCGCTGCGCCTGCTGAAAGGCGAATTTCGCGACAAGCCCCTTCTCTCCAGCTGGGATGCGCTACTCGACTGGCTGCGCGCCGACATGGGACCGATCGATATCGAACGCGTGCGCGTCCTCTATCTCAATTCGCGCAATATGCTCATCCGCGACGAACTGGCGAGCGAGGGCTCGATCGACCAGTCGGCAATCTATGTCCGCGAGGTGATCAAGCGCGCGCTCGAACTTGGCGCGTCCGCGATCATCCTCGTCCACAACCATCCGAGCGGTAGCCCCGAACCGAGCCGGCAGGATATCGCAATTACTAGGGACATTGCATCTGCGGCGGCAAAGCTCGGTATTGCGCTTCACGATCATATCATCATCGGTGGTTCCGACTATCGCAGCTTTCGGGCGATGGGGCTCATCTAGCCGATTTGACTTCCCCCTTCCGCCACGACATCATCATAGCCATGCAGATTCGGCGCAGCCTTCTTCGTTTCCGCCATCAAGGGGGACAGCTTCTCGCGGGCATCTAGCCCCGGGTTCCGGTGCGACCGCCCCGAGCCCGGGGCACCTTCCGTCAAAAGATATTGCCGCGCGTGGCGAAACGTCACGCGCCAGCCGGAAAGTCCGCGCCATGAACAAGAAAAACGGGGCAGCGATGCCTCATATCCGTATGATCGACAGCGAAGCCGATGCCTTGACCGAACTGACGCTGCAGCAGCAACGCGATTCGGTACGCTTCTATGAATTGCTGCTCGATGAAATCGACCGCGCTGCGATCTGCGATCGCTCTGACATCCCTTCGGATGTCGTCACAATGGGTTCGAGCGTCACCTTCGTCGATGACAAGAATGGTGCCGAACGAACGATACGCCTCGTATATCCTGCCGAAGCGGACATAGCCGCGGGACGGATGTCGATCCTGACCCCTGTCGGCGCAGGATTAATCGGCCTTAGCGTCGGTCAGTCGATCAATTGGCCCGATCGCGGCGGCATCGAGCACCGGCTGACAATCGTTGCGGTCGAACAGCCACAATAATCTGCGTCAAACAGCGATGCAGCCGCCGGATCTCTCCGACGGCTGCACCACTCCGCGGGACGCCGATTAGGCGCCGCGCGACAAGAAACCGGTAAGCTCGGCCTTGTTCACACCGCCCGACTTGTCGCCGTCTGCAGATGCGAATGCCTGACCGATCCAGGTCTTTACCTCGCCCGATTCAACATCGGCGCTCGGGTCGGTCGCGGCACGCAGCTTCTTCATCCACGCGCCGAATTCTGCTTCGTTCAGGTCGCCATTCTTGTCGCCGTCATAGGTAGGAAATTCCTGTTCGACGATCTGTGCGATCTGGGTCGGCGTTGCGGCTGCTCCCGAAGGAGCAGGTTTGCTAGCCGATGCCGGCGGCGTTGAAGCGCCGGGCGCGGGAGCCGTTGCCGGATCAGCCGGCGCGGGCGCCGTCGTCCCCGGACCGGGAGCCGGTTCGGCTGCCGTCGGCGGCGAGGCCGGCTCGGCAGGCGGGGTCGATTGCGCAAGAGCCGGGAAACTGATCGCGGCAGCGCCAATCAAAAGCATCTGTTTCAACATGATCCATCTCCTGTTGTCTGAAAGATATTACTGCGGTTCCGGTTTGGGTTCTTCCTCGGAGTCCGGAGCCGGCTGGTCAGCCGGAGGGGTCGGCTCGGCCGCAGGGGGCGTGTCGCTCGGGGTCGCATCCTCGGACGGGGCCTGATCGGTCGGCGTCGTTCCATCCGTGGGCTGGCTATCCGGCGCGGGGGCCGTGGTATCGGTCGGTGCCGGCTGCGACTGCGTCGTCGGAGCCGGTTCTTCGGCCGGAGCGGTCGTTTGAGCCAAAGCGGGAAAGCTGATTGCCGCCGCGCCGATCAAAAGCACTTGTTTAATCACACTAATTCTCCTCTAGCGGCGACTTCGATGGCCGTTGCGACCCGTCGCCTTATTGATGGGGCATAGGAGCAACCCACCGTCTTTCCGCAAAGTTGCGCGACCTCGGCATTTGGCGAAACGCCCCGTCCCTGCTACGGGGCGGCCCGTCGTGGTTCCGCAGGGATTCCGCGACAAGGCGCCAAAAAAGGAAGGAAAATCAATGGTTCCGCGTTACGCACGGCCGGAAATGACCGCAATCTGGTCGGCCGAGAATCGGTTTCGTATCTGGTTCGAGATCGAAGCGCACGCGACCGACGCCCTTGCCGAACTCGGCACCGTGCCCAAATCCGCCGCCAAGGCGCTCTGGGATTGGTGGGCCACGAACCCCGTCATCGACGTCCCCGCGATCGACGCGATCGAGGCGGTGACCAAGCACGACGTCATCGCCTTCCTGACTTGGGTTGCCGAGAATGTCGGCGACGAAGCGCGCTTCATGCATCAGGGCATGACGTCGAGCGACGTGCTCGACACCTGCCTCGCCGTCCAGCTCGCCCAAGCGGCCGACATATTGCTCGCCGACGTCGATGCCCTGCTCGAAGCGATCAAGCGTCGCGCCTATGAGCATAAACTCACACCGACGATCGGCCGCAGCCACGGCATCCATGCCGAACCCGTCACCTTCGGGCTCAAGCTCGCCGAAGCCTATGCCGAATTCTCGCGCTGCAAACTGCGCCTTCAGGCGGCGCGCGCCGAAATCGCGACCTGCGCCATCTCGGGCGCGGTCGGCACCTTCGCCAATATCGATCCGCGCGTCGAGGCGCATGTCGCGGCCAAGCTCGGCCTCGCGATCGAGCCCGTCTCGACGCAAGTCATCCCGCGCGACCGCCATGCGATGTTCTTCGCCGTGCTCGGCGTCGTCGCCTCGTCGATCGAACGGCTGTCGGTCGAGGTTCGCCATCTCCAGCGCACCGAAGTGCTCGAGGCCGAGGAATATTTCTCGCCGGGCCAAAAGGGTTCGTCGGCAATGCCGCACAAGCGCAACCCGATCCTGACCGAAAATCTCACCGGCCTCGCGCGCGTAGTGCGCAGCGCCGTAACCCCCGCGATGGAGAATGTCGCGCTGTGGCATGAGCGCGACATCAGCCATTCGTCAGTCGAGCGCTTCATCGGCCCCGACGCGACGATCACGCTCGACTTCGCGCTCGGCCGCCTGACCGGCGTCATCGACAAGCTGCTCGTCTATCCCGCGCGGATGCAGAAAAATCTCGACCGTATGGGAGGTCTCGTCCATTCGCAGCGCGTGTTGCTGGCACTGACGCAGGCGGGCGCGAGCCGCGAGGAAAGCTATGTCCTCGTTCAGCGCAACGCGATGAAGGTGTGGGAATCGGACGGACAGCTTTCGCTGCTCGAACTGCTCAAGGGCGATGCCGATGTCACCGCCAAGCTGTCGGCCGACGAACTGACCGCGCTGTTCGATCTTGGCTATCATATGAAGCATGTCGACACGATCTTCAACCGGGTGTTCGGGGCGGCATAGCCCCGGGCTGGAAACCCGGGCCATTCTGTCATAGGGTCGGCGTCAGACCGACAGAGGAGCAAGACGAGTGGGTATCCTGCGAACGATCATCTGGGTCTTGTTGACCGCCATTCTGGTTATCTTTGCGATGGCGAACTGGATTCCGGTGACCGTCACGATCTGGCCGGGTCAGGTGCTCGACACCAAATTGCCCGTGCTGATCTTTGCCGCCTTCCTTATCGGCAGCGTGCCGATGTGGGTCGCGCTGCGCACGACGCGCTGGTCGATGAAACGCCGCCTCGATGCCAGCGAGCGGCAAGCCTCCGACCTGCGCGCGCTCGCCAACCGGCCTGTCGAAGTCACACCCGCCGCGCCGGTCAACGACATTCCCCCCGCCCCCACCGATCTCTTCGCCACGGACAAACCATGACCTCACCGCTTTATCTCGCCATCGACACCACGCACCTCGACGCCGCGCTGACGCTGGCGCAGAAGGTGCGGCGCCATGTCGGCGGGCTGAAGCTCGGTCTCGAATTTTTTTGCGCCAACGGGCATCATGGCGTGCATGAAATGGCAAAGCTCGGCTTGCCAATCTTCCTCGACCTCAAACTCCACGACATTCCCAACACCGTCGCGAAGGCCATTCAAGCGCTTCGCACGCTCGAGCCGGCGGTGCTGACGGTCCACGCCGCAGGCGGCCGCGCGATGCTCGAAGAGGCGAAGGCGGCAGCCGGTCTGAATACGAAAGTTGTCGCGGTGACCGTGCTCACCAGCCTCGACGCGCCCGACCTCGAAGACATTGGCGTCGGCGGAACGCCGCATGATCAGGTCGTGCGCCTGACCACGCTGGCGCGCGAAGCCGGGCTTGATGGCATCGTCTGCTCGGGGCAGGAAGTGAAAGCGGCGCGCAAGGCTTGGCCGGGCGGCTTCTTCGTCGTCCCCGGCGTCCGTCCGGCAAACGGCAAAGCGGGCGATCAGAAACGGATCGTCACGCCCGCGCAGGCGATGAGCGACGGCGCCTCGATCCTTGTCGTCGGCCGCCCGATCAGCCAATCGGCCGACCCCGATCTCGCCGCGCGCGAGATCGAAGCCACACTTTGACGAGGTTTTCATGCCCCCCTTGGTGAAGATTTGCGGGCTCACGACGCCCCAAGCCGTCGATGACGCCATCCGGCTGGGCGCAACGCACATCGGTCTTGTCCACTATGAGCCGAGCCAGCGCCACGTCGACCTCAAGACCGCGGCGGAACTGCGCAAGCGCGCCGGGTCGCGGGCGAAGGTTGCGCTATTGCTTGTCAACGCCTCGCAAAAGCTGACCGGCGACGCGCTGGGCATGGTGCGCCCCGACATAATCCAGTTTCACGGTAATGAGACACCCGAATGGCTCGCCGTAGTAAAACGCCTTGTGCCTGCCGAAATCTGGAAGGCCGTCGGCCTTAAGGACGCAGGAACGCTTGAGCGCATGCAGAAATATCACGGCATCGCCGACCGCATCCTGTTCGATGCGCCCGCCGCTGCCTTGCCCGGCGGGACGGGCACGCGCTTCGACTGGTCGCTGCTCAAAAATCATCGCCACACGATGGATTGGGGCATCGCAGGCGGGCTCACCCCGGACAATGTTGCCGAAGCAATCGCTGCAACCGGCGCGCCGCTCGTCGACGTTTCGTCGGGGGTTGAGAGCGCTCCGGGCGTCAAGGATGTGGACAAGATCGCTGCTTTCCTTAAAGCCGCCGGTCGATGACCCAGCTTCCCAACAGTCTTCGCACCGGCCCCGACGAACGAGGCCATTTCGGCCAGTTCGGCGGCCGCTATGTCGCCGAAACGCTGATGCCGTTGATCCTCGACCTCGAGCGTCACTATCGCGCGGCGCAAGCCGACCCGGCGTTCAAGTCCGAATTCGACTATCTGCTCAAACATTATGTCGGCCGCCCCAGCCCGCTCTGGTTCGCCGAGCGACTGACCGCGCATCTCGGCGGCGCCAAGATTTACTTGAAGCGCGAAGACCTCAATCACACCGGCGCGCACAAGATCAACAATTGCATTGGCCAGATCCTGCTCGCCAAACGCATGGGCAAGACGAAGATCATCGCCGAAACCGGCGCCGGCCAGCATGGTGTTGCGACCGCGACCGTGGCTGCGCTCTTCGGTCTGCCCTGCACCATCTTCATGGGCGCAGTCGACGTCGCGCGGCAGCAGCCGAATGTGTTCCGCATGAAGCTGCTCGGCGCGGAAGTCGTTGCGGTGGAGAGCGGCGCAAAGACGCTGAAGGACGCGATGAACGAGGCGCTACGCCATTGGGTCGCGAATGTTCACGACACTTTCTACATCATCGGTACCGTAGCGGGGCCACACCCCTATCCTGAGTTGGTCCGCGATTTCCAGTCGGTGATTGGCGACGAAGCGAAGGCGCAAATTCTCGAAGCCGAAGGCCGCCTTCCCGATATGCTGATCGCTCCCGTCGGTGGAGGATCGAACGCCATCGGCCTGTTCCATCCCTTCCTCGACGACGCCGATGTCGAGATCGTCGGGGTCGAAGCTGCGGGCGAAGGTCTGGACGGCAAGCACGCCGCCAGTCTCGCGGGCGGACGCCCCGGCATCCTCCACGGCAACAAGACCTATCTGCTGCAGGACGAGGACGGCCAGATTACCGAGGCGCACAGCATCTCGGCAGGCCTCGACTATCCGGGCATCGGCCCGGAGCATAGCTGGCTCCACGAAATCAGCCGCGTCCGCTACGAACCCGTCACCGACGCCGAAGCGCTGGCGAGCTTCCAGAAGCTGACCAAGCTCGAAGGCATCATTCCCGCGCTCGAAAGTGCGCACGCGATCGCCGCCGCCGAACGGATTGCGCCGACATTGGGCAAGGACAAGATCATCATCGTCAATTGCTCGGGCCGGGGGGACAAGGACATTTTCACTGTCGCGGATGCGCTGGGGGTTGCGCTATGAATTGGAAACAGTTTGCGCAGTTATTTGCGATCACACTTCCTTTGACAGTCATTATAACGGTCATCTTGCGCGTGTTGCTGCAATGGTCCGGAGATTTTTCACAGTGGCAAGCCACGCTCACCCCAAGCAACGTCCTACTGTCCGTCGTGATTGCGGCGATAATTGCCCGTTCGATCGTGCGTCATAAGGCACTTTACGGTGAAGACCAATGACCCGCTTCGCCGCCGCCTTCGCCAAGCCGCATCCCGCTCTCGTTGCCTTCATCACCGGCGGTGACGGCGATACCGCCGCGAACCTCGACGCGCTCGTTGCAGGCGGCGCCGATGTGATCGAGCTTGGCATGCCCTTCACCGACCCGATGGCGGACGGCCCCGCAATCCAGGCGGCGAACCTGCGCAGTCTCGGCAAGGGTACGACGACCGCAGACCTGTTCGCAATCGCCGCCGCCTTTCGCCAGCGCCATCCGGACACCCCGCTAGTCCTCATGGGCTATGCCAACCCGATGACGATCCGCGGCGCCGACTGGTTCGCCGCCGGATGCGCAAAAGCCGGAGTAGACGGCGTCATCTGCGTCGACATCCCGTCCGAAGAAGATGCCGAACTCGGCCCGGCGCTCCGCGCCGTCGGCGTCGACCTGATCCGCCTCGCGACGCCTACGACCGATGCCGCACGGCTACCCGATGTGCTAAACGGCGCGGGCGGCTTCCTCTATTATGTCTCGGTCGCCGGGATCACCGGCCAGCAACAGGCCGCGCAGGCGAGCATCGACGAAGCCGTCGCGCGCCTCAAGGCCGCGACCGACCTTCCCGTCGCGGTGGGCTTCGGCGTTCGCACCCCAGAACAGGCGGCTGCAATCGCGCGCGTTGCCGACGGCGTTGTCGTCGGATCGGCGTTCATCGACATCATTGCCGAACATGGCAACGCTGCGGCGTCGCATGTCGAGGCTTTCACCCGCACCCTCACCGATGCTATCCACGGCGCAAAGGAGATCGCCGCATGAGCTGGCTCGACCGCGTTCGCAACGCGCTGCCCTTCGGGGCGAAACGCGATACCGCCGACAATCTCTGGCACAAATGCCGCCAGTGCCAGCAGATGGTGTTCGTCAAGGAATGGGAAGACAATCTGAACGTCTGCCCGCGCTGCGACCATCATGATCGCATCGGCGCGAAGGAGCGTTTCGCGCAGCTTTTCGACGGCGGCATCCACGAGATGATCGCTGCGCCGCCAGCCCCCGAAGATCCGCTGAAATTCCGCGATACCAAGAAATATGTCGACCGCATTAAGGCCGCGCGTGCACAGACCGGCGACCGCGATGCCTATCAGAATGCGTTTGGCCGTATCTCGGGCCAAGGCGCAGTCATTGGCGTGCAGGATTTCGCCTTCATGGGCGGATCGATGGGGGTCGCGGTGGGCGAGGCCTTTGTCGCCGGGGTCGAGCAGGCCATCAAGCGCGGCGTTCCTTATATCGCGATCACTGCGGCGGGCGGTGCCCGGATGCAGGAAGGCACGCTATCGCTGATGCAGATGCCGCGCGCCACGGTGGCGCTCGCGCGCCTGCGCCGCGCTGGCTTGCCCTATATCGTTCTGCTTACTGATCCGACCACTGGCGGCGTCACCGCCAGCTATGCGATGCTCGGCGATATCCAGATCAGCGAACCCAAGGCGCTGATCGGCTTCGCGGGCCAGCGCGTGATCGAGAACACGATCCGCGAAAAGCTGCCCGAAGGGTTCCAGCGCGCCGAATATCTGCTCGATCACGGCATGGTCGACATGGTCGTGCACCGCAAGGAACTGCCCGAAACGCTCGGCCGCCTGATTGGCTATCTGGCGCCCGAAAAGGCGGCCTGAGCCGAACCAAAGCGCCCCCCATGGCCGACCACGCGCACAGTTCCGACCCTGCGGTGCAGGCCCAGCTTGATCGCCTCGCCGCTTTGTCTCCGGGCCGCGACATCCTCGGGCTCGAGCGCATTGCCGAACTATGCGCGCGACTCGGCAACCCGCAACTGCAACTTCCGCGCACCTTTCATGTCGCGGGTACCAACGGCAAGGGTTCGACCTGCGCCTATCTCCGAGCGATCCTCGAAGCGCAGGGGCGCAGGGTTCACAGCTATACCAGTCCGCATCTCGTGCGCTTCAACGAACGTATCCGCCTCGCCGGAACGCTGATCGACGACGCGTTGCTCGCTGCATTGCTCGAGGAAGTCCTCGACGAAGCCGCCGACCTTCAGGCAAGCTTTTTCGAAGTCACGACAGCCGCCGCCTTCCTCGCCTTCGCACGCATCGCCGCCGACGACTGCATCATCGAGGTCGGGCTCGGCGGCCGCCTCGACGCGACGAATATCATCCCGCCGCCTGCCGTCTGCGGCATTGC
This DNA window, taken from Sphingopyxis sp. YR583, encodes the following:
- a CDS encoding calcium-binding protein, producing MLKQMLLIGAAAISFPALAQSTPPAEPASPPTAAEPAPGPGTTAPAPADPATAPAPGASTPPASASKPAPSGAAATPTQIAQIVEQEFPTYDGDKNGDLNEAEFGAWMKKLRAATDPSADVESGEVKTWIGQAFASADGDKSGGVNKAELTGFLSRGA
- the purB gene encoding adenylosuccinate lyase, translating into MVPRYARPEMTAIWSAENRFRIWFEIEAHATDALAELGTVPKSAAKALWDWWATNPVIDVPAIDAIEAVTKHDVIAFLTWVAENVGDEARFMHQGMTSSDVLDTCLAVQLAQAADILLADVDALLEAIKRRAYEHKLTPTIGRSHGIHAEPVTFGLKLAEAYAEFSRCKLRLQAARAEIATCAISGAVGTFANIDPRVEAHVAAKLGLAIEPVSTQVIPRDRHAMFFAVLGVVASSIERLSVEVRHLQRTEVLEAEEYFSPGQKGSSAMPHKRNPILTENLTGLARVVRSAVTPAMENVALWHERDISHSSVERFIGPDATITLDFALGRLTGVIDKLLVYPARMQKNLDRMGGLVHSQRVLLALTQAGASREESYVLVQRNAMKVWESDGQLSLLELLKGDADVTAKLSADELTALFDLGYHMKHVDTIFNRVFGAA
- the pyrF gene encoding orotidine-5'-phosphate decarboxylase, which codes for MTSPLYLAIDTTHLDAALTLAQKVRRHVGGLKLGLEFFCANGHHGVHEMAKLGLPIFLDLKLHDIPNTVAKAIQALRTLEPAVLTVHAAGGRAMLEEAKAAAGLNTKVVAVTVLTSLDAPDLEDIGVGGTPHDQVVRLTTLAREAGLDGIVCSGQEVKAARKAWPGGFFVVPGVRPANGKAGDQKRIVTPAQAMSDGASILVVGRPISQSADPDLAAREIEATL
- the accD gene encoding acetyl-CoA carboxylase, carboxyltransferase subunit beta translates to MSWLDRVRNALPFGAKRDTADNLWHKCRQCQQMVFVKEWEDNLNVCPRCDHHDRIGAKERFAQLFDGGIHEMIAAPPAPEDPLKFRDTKKYVDRIKAARAQTGDRDAYQNAFGRISGQGAVIGVQDFAFMGGSMGVAVGEAFVAGVEQAIKRGVPYIAITAAGGARMQEGTLSLMQMPRATVALARLRRAGLPYIVLLTDPTTGGVTASYAMLGDIQISEPKALIGFAGQRVIENTIREKLPEGFQRAEYLLDHGMVDMVVHRKELPETLGRLIGYLAPEKAA
- a CDS encoding phosphoribosylanthranilate isomerase, with protein sequence MPPLVKICGLTTPQAVDDAIRLGATHIGLVHYEPSQRHVDLKTAAELRKRAGSRAKVALLLVNASQKLTGDALGMVRPDIIQFHGNETPEWLAVVKRLVPAEIWKAVGLKDAGTLERMQKYHGIADRILFDAPAAALPGGTGTRFDWSLLKNHRHTMDWGIAGGLTPDNVAEAIAATGAPLVDVSSGVESAPGVKDVDKIAAFLKAAGR
- the trpA gene encoding tryptophan synthase subunit alpha — translated: MTRFAAAFAKPHPALVAFITGGDGDTAANLDALVAGGADVIELGMPFTDPMADGPAIQAANLRSLGKGTTTADLFAIAAAFRQRHPDTPLVLMGYANPMTIRGADWFAAGCAKAGVDGVICVDIPSEEDAELGPALRAVGVDLIRLATPTTDAARLPDVLNGAGGFLYYVSVAGITGQQQAAQASIDEAVARLKAATDLPVAVGFGVRTPEQAAAIARVADGVVVGSAFIDIIAEHGNAAASHVEAFTRTLTDAIHGAKEIAA
- a CDS encoding lipopolysaccharide assembly protein LapA domain-containing protein, encoding MGILRTIIWVLLTAILVIFAMANWIPVTVTIWPGQVLDTKLPVLIFAAFLIGSVPMWVALRTTRWSMKRRLDASERQASDLRALANRPVEVTPAAPVNDIPPAPTDLFATDKP
- the rnk gene encoding nucleoside diphosphate kinase regulator — translated: MNKKNGAAMPHIRMIDSEADALTELTLQQQRDSVRFYELLLDEIDRAAICDRSDIPSDVVTMGSSVTFVDDKNGAERTIRLVYPAEADIAAGRMSILTPVGAGLIGLSVGQSINWPDRGGIEHRLTIVAVEQPQ
- the trpB gene encoding tryptophan synthase subunit beta, which codes for MTQLPNSLRTGPDERGHFGQFGGRYVAETLMPLILDLERHYRAAQADPAFKSEFDYLLKHYVGRPSPLWFAERLTAHLGGAKIYLKREDLNHTGAHKINNCIGQILLAKRMGKTKIIAETGAGQHGVATATVAALFGLPCTIFMGAVDVARQQPNVFRMKLLGAEVVAVESGAKTLKDAMNEALRHWVANVHDTFYIIGTVAGPHPYPELVRDFQSVIGDEAKAQILEAEGRLPDMLIAPVGGGSNAIGLFHPFLDDADVEIVGVEAAGEGLDGKHAASLAGGRPGILHGNKTYLLQDEDGQITEAHSISAGLDYPGIGPEHSWLHEISRVRYEPVTDAEALASFQKLTKLEGIIPALESAHAIAAAERIAPTLGKDKIIIVNCSGRGDKDIFTVADALGVAL
- the radC gene encoding RadC family protein codes for the protein MGDTPDHVGHRSRLRARLLDDAEGLADYELVEYLLALAIPRRDTKPLAKTLLREFGSLAQLVSADPESLRRVDGLGDTGIAALKIVQATALRLLKGEFRDKPLLSSWDALLDWLRADMGPIDIERVRVLYLNSRNMLIRDELASEGSIDQSAIYVREVIKRALELGASAIILVHNHPSGSPEPSRQDIAITRDIASAAAKLGIALHDHIIIGGSDYRSFRAMGLI